The sequence CGGGGTATCTGAAGGGATCTATCACAGCCTTAAAGAtattaacaaaaaattttaaatgacttgtTGGAAGATTATgataagtgcaaaaaaaaaaaaaaccccagaacaCAGACTTATATTCAATAGaggcaaataaagaaaaagtctGCTTGAAGCCCCCGTATATCAGAACTTCCTGTAAGAGGCTGAAGACACAAGTCTTTGTATCAGTGCTAACAGTCCAGCTTCCTGGCTTATGCTCTGGTCAGGTGTGAGGGCCAAAGGAGAGATTGTGGGCCATCTTTTGGGTTATTTCCGATTCAGGCTGTATTCCACCGAAAGTTTTCCTACAGTAAAGTTTAAGCACTGGGGACCCCACATCCAGTGCTTGATGAAGAAACGGGGAAGCGGTCTGTTCCCAGGGGCTCTGCAGGGGAGCTATGGGGTGGGAGtctgtgtgtgcgctcagtcatgtctaactcttttctaccccgtggactatagcccaccaggctcctctgtccatgggatggtctcaggcaagaacacaggagtgggttgccctgccctcttccaggggatcttcctgatccagggatcaaatccacatctccggtggctcctgcattggcaggcggattctttaccactgagccacctgggaagccctgatgtgGTGTAGGACCAGGCCCCAAACCCAGTCTGGGTGTAACTACACACTCTGGGTCAGTGCCAGGTCCATCCCTGGTTGGAATTCCTGAATTTAATCGAAACCCAAGCAGACTCTAGGCTGTGGGTCTCTTCACCCACAAGGTGGCAGTGGGACTATTAGCAGAATGCACAGTATGCATCCAGAAATTCAAGACTCAAACATATCGATAGAAGCACTTCCTTGGCGGAGGACAACAGTCCACGTTCAGGGAGCAGGAACCCTAGAGCACAGTCCCAGGCAAACTTGCTATCATTCAGAATAAGTGTTTATTGAATAACCACAGGGGTCTTGCATTGCAGTAAGTGCCAGTCACGTAAGACCCTGTCTTCTAGAGCTTGACGTTTTGTACTCTGCAAGACGTAAGTCTGCAGGTGTTGGCGCTTTTGTGACATGTCTCAGTGGCTGTGGACGTTGTCGCCTCGGGTCTAGCAGGCCTGGAAAGGTAAATAAGGAACCATGACAGCCTTTTAGTCCACATCCTGCTGTGGGGCTTGTGGTCACCTGCTGGCTGGGGCCGACCTGTGCCGGCCTGGTGGAAGCAGCCGCCGTGATGGAGGGTGGGAACGTGCCCGTGTGAGTGGAGCACGGGAAAGGGTGGGCAGAGGCCTTCGGCTGCTtctgggaggcctggcctggTCCTCCCACCTGCTTTCTGCTGCCCACGCCCTTCTCAAGCTCTTCTTCTTAATCTAGTCTGTGCACAGATCAGGGGTAACTGCCCTCTCCAGCTAAGCTCAGCTACAATGACTGTCTAGCAGCATCCACCAGAAGGCATCTTCCTAGACATCCATTGAAACAGCCTCGTTTTGAGAAATTTGGACATTTGGGTGTGTGACTTCATAAAGATGAGGCTTTGAAGTAACTCTCCAGCCCAAGTTTGACTACAGAAGACGTGAAAAATCTAACACATGAACACGCGTTCAAGGACACCGCATCCATTTTCAAACTGAAAATGTGGGGTGAGGGGGAACTGTGTGACCAAGTacgttttttcatttgctttgggaATAGTATGATCAATGTGTCATTTTCAAAGTGTAGATCATTCATGGCCTGTTTTTAAACCCaggcttttcaggtggctcagtggtaaagaatcggcctgtgaagcaggagaaacaggttctatccctggaggaggaaatggcaacccactccagtactattgcctgggaaatcccatggacagaggagcctggtgggctacagtccatggggtcacaaagagtcagacccaacaacaacaacattcttaATCCCAAGCCTGCTCCTGACAAGTGAGTTCTGAACGTACTCCTGACCCGCCTCGTGTCCAGTCCTATGTGCGGGAAATACAGCCTTACTTCAACAGCAGCTTACATCAaacctaatttttaaagtaaGCCACTGTGAGAATGATTGTTTTCTCAAACAAAATATAGGTGCCCTGGGCCCTGTGTATTAACCTGGTTGTGTCTGCAGTTGAGCTATAAACAGGATTTAAGCTCCATGTTCTTGACCTGCTGTTTTCATGAGAGAAACCAGGACACTGGTGCGCCCTCCACTGAGGCTCCCAAGCAAGACAAAGCTGCATGCCCAGCCCCCTCCAGTGCTGCCTGATGTGCAGGGACTGAAAGCCAGTAAAGGAATGAGAGATCCTGTTTATTTCCTCATTGGCAGCCAGTTTATGAACAAGGCTGGGAGGATCTTccttgttaaagaatctgcctgccatgcaggagacctgggttcgatccctgggtcaggaagaccccccggagaagggcatggcaacccactccagtattcttgcctggagaattccacggacagaggagcctggtgagctacagtccatgggttcgcaaagaggtggacacaattgagtgactcaCACACCCCCTGAGCAGAAGACTGGCACCCATTTACTGTGGCCCCCGAGGACCTGCTGACCTCAGGCAAAGGGGTCTGTGCCCCTAAACAGCTTTCTGGAGGAAAGTAACACCATCTGGCTCCAAACTTTCTCACAGGGACATCACATCCTCTCTTGCTGGAGGCAGGTGACAGCCATCACAGCTCTTTCTGCAGCACTCTGGACAGCCCGTTGCCTCTACAAGTGGCCGAGACTAGTCCTTCATGACACAGGCTCTGTCCCCCTTTTAccggtggggaaactgagactggGGACTGAAAGAGACTTGGTGACCCACCCCGCATCGGCAGCTTGTCTGGAAGAGCCAGGGACAGCACCCAGGAGCTCCTCCTGATTGGGGCGCACCCAGTGGGGAACCAGGGTGGGACCTGCAAGCGGCAGAGCAGACCAAGTACAGCGAATCTCAGTCCAACGGGAAGGGGTCCTCAGCAGAACAAGGACAGCACTCAGGTGCCTGAGCTCGTTGAGCTGCCGAGGGCTTCGCTGTATCCCGAAGAGTTCACTGTCCTGCTTGTACCAAGTGCAGGGAGCAGGCTTATTGTAGCAGCTGTGGGGCAAGACTGCCCTCTAGAGGGCTGATGGAGCATTGCCCTAGCCACATTCCAGTCTAAGGCTCAGTGTTGCTTTCCCATGCTGTATCCATGTAGTGGTTATTTCTATGGAAGGAATTTAGCTTTCGCTCTTTCTCAAGCAGTCTGGCCCATAGAGGCTTTCTTGACCTCTGAGTACTGGCCATTATTTGTCCATCTTACAGAAGGCTGGGCTTTCATTTtggtcccctcccccacccctcacctttAGAGGAGTCTTGCTTCCCTAACAAGATTCAGGTTCTTAAAAGCAAGGATTATGTCTGATTCTTCCTCAGCTTTACCCTGTTGTTCCCTTAGCTGGACATGAAACTAGAAGGTTCACCAGGATGGAAAGGAATCCTTTCCACCCCCAAAAAAGAATTCCACCGCTTCTCATTTGTTCCTAAAACATTTCATCTCTGATCAGTAGTTCCCCAAATGGTTGAATCCTCAGAAAACTTTCAGAACTCAGTTTCCTGGGCCTCACTCCAGCCCTGCTGAATCAGGCTCTGTGGTCTGAGCCAGGAAATCTGCTTTACAAACTTCCCCAAGTGGTTTTTGATGTGTGGCCAGGTTTGGCAGCCAACAGCTCTAAATCCCCATTTACAATTATTTCTCCTAGCCTTTCCCCCCACCCGACAGCATCTCCAAAGGTCTTCAGCTCATGTCCGTTATTAAAACGGACCATTTTGAGATTCCTCTGGACATAGTCACAGGCTCTTCCAACTGCGGGGCTGGACGACACGGGGGAGAGGAGACCACAAGAGAAGGACCCAAGGCATGTGCTTTTACTGCCAGTgaccctgtgttcatagcagaaATTACTGAAACCAGTACCTTTATGCTGACGGGGCAGGTTGTCAGTTTGTAGTCTGATGTTAAGGCTTAGgctgaagagggagacagaggttaATTGAGTacctagttatttatttttaccatttctaTCTCATCTAGTTCTCAGGTTCAACTGAACAAGGCACTGTTGCCTACCCACgtccacccccatcccactcccaccccctcctttaaaaaacagaaaaaaaaacaggcaagttGAGGCTtggggttccctgatagctcagttggtaaagaatccgctgcaaggcaggagaccccagtttgattcctgggtcgggaagatccactggggaaggaaagggaaaggctacccactccagtattctggcctggagaattccatggactgtatagcccatgggatcgccaagagtggcacgcgactgagcgactttcacttaagtTGAGGCTTAGGAAAGTTAGTAACTCTTCCAGTCACATAAGTTTGTGACCATCAGATTCTGCATTCGAATACAGGTCAGATTTCCAAGGCCAGCTTTGTGGGAACGTCCCTACATGCTCTTTCTCACTCTCCCAGGCCAAGCGAGCGGTGCAGCGGGGAGCCACCGCAGTCATCTTCGATGTGTCCGAGAACCCAGAAGCTATTGACCAGGTAAGCTCCTGGGGCCAGGCCAAGGCTGCAGGGCCCCTGAGAGAAGCACCTCCCTTACTTAGCCTGGCTTCTCACAGTCGTATCACCTGGGTCTTCGGGGCCCTTGCACTTGTCTGCCCTCATTAGTGACCCGTGTTTGTGCATTGTCCTCCAAAGCGAGTGTGTCAAGAGGGGTTAAGAGCCAGGGGGCTGGGAGGCATTGTCAAATACCCTTCATTCTAAAACGGGGGGCATCCTCAGCTTCATCTGCCTGGGAGCCCCCAGCCTATGATGCTGGTGTTTGGGGATTTTCGAAAGGgaatttcatgttcttttcctccagcttttctttctctctctctggcttcttGAAAGTAATTACATCTTCTAAGCAGCACCTTCTGTCCTTGCTTAGCTGAACCAGGGCTCGGAAGACCCGCTCAAGAGGCCGGTGGTGTACGTGAAGGGCGCAGACGCCATCAAGCTGATGAACATCGTCAACAAGCAGAAAGTGGCCCGCGCACGGATCCAACACCGCCCCCCTCGAGTGAGCCTCCGCCACCTGCCCCCCTCGCCACCTGCCCCCCTCGCCACCTGCCCCTTCCGGCTTCGGCCTTTTTTGTTGCTTCCGGCTTTTTCCCCATCTAAACCGCTGACGCGCCCCAGGGACCTGCAGGTTTGTAGCAGATGTAAGCCCGGAGGCCAGGGAGAGATTACCATTTCTACTTGAGGGCATCTGAAAAGCCTTTCCAGATATAGATGACTTGTGACCAGGTGTCTCTTCCACCCGGTGTCCCCTCTGGGTGACTTCCtgtccttttttctcttctgcccCATCTTCCCATGAAAGGCTGACTAAGGACTGAAGGGAAGGGCGTCCTACTCTCAGCTGCTTTTCCTGGGTCTCCCTCCTCCCGTGGGTCTTCACTAAGAGGAtaaagcctgtgcttcctccttcCTGTGGGGCAAGTGCATTACCAAAACTCCCTAACGTGTACTAGAATCTGGAAATGTAAGCTTTCAACTGGGATGGGAGCTCACGACCTCCAGGTGGTTAATGAACAGCTTTGTCTTCTAGGCTTCTCTTATAGTTGTGTTAAAGCCATGCTGCTGGCATCCTCTGCCCAACCTCAGGCTCAAGATTCTAGGAACCTGGGACAGGTGCTCCATAGATGGTTTATTTCCTCTTCCCAAATATTGGAATATTCACATAAAGGAGGATCCTTTCGCAAAAAATACCCAGATGCTCGTAGCATTCAGTGAGCAAAACTCCACTCCGGCGGGCCAAATGCACATCCCAGATCAGGTGGCTGTAAGGTTTTAGGAGGCTGTATGCCATGAGGGAAAGGTAAGAACTAAAACTAGAGGGAGTTTGCAGAAGAACCGACTTGCGGGCtgctttttaaagggaaaaaagagcgCTTTGGTAAATATGACTCACTATAGTGGAAGCTGATATTTGTGGAAGCAGCGTACAATTTTCTGAGTTGTTGTAAACCATTAATTATACGGTTAGTAATCACTGTTCCCTCAAAACACGACACTCGCTCCTTTGTCCCATAAATGTgatatttgtgtttatttggaAGGGCCTCTCCCACCGGGTACGGCGGACTCTACACTGTTCCCCAGGGAGCTGGGCTCAGTGAGCAGAGTTCTCCCAGCTGTTAGGAGGCCTGGCTAAGACCCCGGCAGGCCTCCCCTGGCCGCACTGCAGGCGCTCCCTGGGCCTGGAGAGTGCACAGGGTGCCTGTTAGCAGAAGCCCTGGCGTGTCCCACAAAGGAGGGGAAACGCAGCCCAGAGGCTCCGTCCCTCCGCTGCCCAGAGCCGACCCAGCGCGTGTGCCCATCCCCAGGCTGAAGAGCGCCGTGACTCACTGTGTCTCTTCTGTTCCAGCAACCCACTGAGTACTTCGATATGGGGATTTTCCTGGCTTTCTTCGTCGTGGTCTCCTTGGTCTGCCTCATCCTCCTTGTTAAAATCAAGCTGAAGCAGCGACGCAGTCAGGTAATGGCCCCAGAGCGGCCCATCACCTTCATCCCCGAGGCCCCGCTGCCAGTGCAGACCAGGGCAGGGTCCTGCCCCGACACTGCAGCctcttccctgctggcccagagtcagcaaagatggagaaaagCCAGAGCGGAGCTCAGAGCACTGAGCTGTTTCTGTTCCAAAAAGGCCGGTCCTCTCAATACAAGGGTCAAGCGCTGGTGCTGTTTCCAGCCACAggtttttccaaaaaaaatgtttgaatgtTAACATGGAGCCCGAGAGTCTTGCTCCCCAGATATGATCAGGGGACCAGCAggctcagcatcacctgggagcttgggaGATGCGCAGAGTCTCAGGCCTCACCCCAGACCTATTGCGTCCGAATCTGCATCTACCAAGCTCTCCAGGCGATTctcaatgaacagaggagccacgCTAGTGCCCCGGCTGACACAGCACTGCGTGGTTACAGGAAGGAACCGTTTAGGGGCAGAGGGCAATGGAGGGACACTCAGGAGTCCAGACTCTCAGGGGTGTAGCAGTGTGATGTCCCCAGAGAGAGACAGCGCCAAGGGTCGGGTGGGCCGTCAGTGACAGAGCAGCAGCTGGTGTCTGTCGAGCACGTCCAGTCTGCCAAGTGCAGAGCACCCCCACACGTTATTCACTGGCCCTCGGGACGTTCTTCAGTGAAGGGAGGAGCCCTTAGCCCAGAGCAGACTTGGCCAAATAACTCAAGCAGACCTCTGCCGGCTCTGCTGCTTAGGCCAATGTGGTGGACACTCGGGAGTCTGGAAGACCTGCGCTCTTGGGCCGTGGTCTCTCCATGTTTAGTGATTCCTCAGCAGTCTGTCCTGGCTGGATGGAGACTAGCGTTAGGCTGACCGTGGCCCCCCGGGGGGTGACCGCCGCTGTTAACACAACCCAGACCCTCACACGGGCCACGTTCTGCTGCACAGAATTCCATGAATAGGCTGGCTGTGCAGGCCCTGGAGAAGATGGAAACCAGGAAGTTCAACTCCAAGAGCAAGGGACGCCGGGAGGGGAGCTGCGGGGCCCTGGACACGCTCAGCAGCAGCTCCACGTCTGACTGTGCCATCTGCCTGGAGAAGTACATCGACGGGGAGGTAATGGTGGGGGCGGGGCCCAGCCCCGTGGGGACGAGCCAGGGATGAGGGGGACTGGCCCGCAGAGGGCGCACGGGACCGGGAAGGACAGGCCCCACGGGCCTTCCCCACAGCCTTGTGGGATAAGGGCTGAGCCTGCCAAGTGTCCTGGGGGCATCCTGAGACCTTCCAACTGCTTTCCCCCCCGGAACGGGGTGGCCACATGCATAAACACTCTCTCCCGGGGACCTGGCTGGACACAAGTTGATCAGTAATCTATGTAACTCTGGTTTTAAGAATATTTACAGTTAATTTAcatttgaagaaagtgaaagtgttagtcactcagtcgtgtctgactctttataaccccatggactgtagcccaccaggctcctctgctgtccatgggatttcctggacaagaatattagagtgggttgccatttccttctttgggggatcttcctgatctagggatcgaaccctggtctcctacattggcaggcagattctttactgctgagccacaaggggtaGGGAGCTTCTTAAATtaactaaatttaaattaattaatttacacttactgagggcaggaggagaagggggcgacagaggagagggttggatagcatcaccaactcagtggacatgagtttgaggaaactctgagagaaaggaaagagtcagacatgacttagtgacagaacaacagcaAGACTTAATTTTCGCATTGCTCATCTGAAAACTCTGGGACTCAGCTTCATACAGTCCTCTCCTGAAAGCTGTGTGGAACACTTACACCCATTTTTCTTATAAAGAGACAAAggaggggactcccctggtggtccagtggttaggactccacgctttttCTGCcaggggctcaggttcgatccctggttggggatttaagatctcacaagccaggttggtatggaaaaaaaaaagtaaggacaAAGGATGTGATGTCTCCTTTGTCCTTCTagctttttttttgaaaatttcaaactttcagaaaagttgcaagaagcATACAGTGAACGCTGTTATCATTCACTGAGAGTCACTTCCTACATCTGCTTCATTTCCTTCCGTGCAGAAACACACGTAAACACACACATTTGAGGGAGTAAGggggcaaaccacttcagaattaGTTGGAGGCATTTGATGCCCCTTTGATGAAAGTGTCCTGCCACTGTGTAGACTGTTGGATGAAAAACAAGGTTTTACAGAGGCCTTCAAATGAACGGTCTCACACAGTCTCTACCTGCAGACTGCTTGAGCTCTCATCTGGGCCCAGGAGGGTTCTAGCTCTGCGATCTTGGGCGAGTAACTTtactctctgtgcctctgcttATGACACGAGCCCAAGACTGGCCTGAACTCCCAGTAATCACCAAGGTCACATGAGAAAATCTAGGTAGGACTCTGGTCATGGTCAGGCACAGCCTTAGGGGTTAGCTGGAATGTGACTACGGCTAGCTGGTCCGAGAATGGAAGATCAAAAGTGGCAAGTCCAGAGGGTGCTCTGGGCGCAGGAACTTTAGGGGCATTTCTGCCTGCCTCAGAACCCCATCACCTCCTCTCCATGTTGGGAGTTTTGTTACAGACCACGTGCCCTCAGGTGAATGTTGAGGGTGCAGTGAAGGGAAAGGTGGGACAGCTTTACCCCTTTGCTGTCCCACGTGTCAGTCATGAATCCCAGGCATCGTCCTTTCTACCCACCTCATTTTGGGTATCCGGAGCCAGCCACCATCCCAGAAATGCAAAAGGTTTTGGAGCGCACCTAGCTGTCCCTCACGCCCCAGGCTGAGCAGCCTGTGCGAGCACACAGCTCTGGCGGGCCTGTGTGAGTGCCCAAATGtgagtgccctcctccagaggcaaGAAGGGAGCCTACTTCCTCCCTTGACACCAAGCACCATGGttggagccaaagatggggaTGGCAGAGCCTCTGGGCACCGCCACGGTGCACTGGGCTCCTTGGTCCACTCTGGCCCCACAGGAAGAAAGAAGCATGTGCGATCGCCCTCTGCCCGGGCCCACGTTCAGGCTCTGTGTCTTCTCTCCTGCCCCAGGAACTGCGGGTCATCCCCTGCACTCACCGCTTTCACAGGAAGTGCGTGGACCCCTGGCTGCTGCAGCACCACACCTGCCCCCACTGTCGACACAACATCATAGGTAACGCTCCGCTGCCTCTGTCCCTGCCAAGAGGCACTGTCTTTCCCAGGTGCCTAGTGGGAGCAGGACGGGCACCACGGCTGGTGAGCCGGCAGACCACCAAGGCACTGCCGCCAGGACCTGGAGGCACCGGGGGGCCTGGGGAGGTCTGCTGGAGGGTCAGCCTGGGTCTGAGCTCTGGCTTTGACACGACTGGGTTCCTGACATTGGACCAGGCCCCTGGCCTCTCCAGGCCTCGGGCCCACAGTCTCTTAAGCAGGACAAGAGGGGTGACATGATGCTGTGTCACTGTGGGGGAGCCTGAGGGCCCAGAAGGCAGGGTGCCCTCCCCATAGCTGCTTTTCCAAGAGGGTCAGGGCCTTTCCTCTCCGGTCTCGGTTGCTCTCTGGAGGCTCTTGTCACTCAGAGCAGCTGGGATGTGGGAGATGGACCCTAATAGGAGTGACCACCCTGAGAGTGGAGAAGCAGGAGGCCTCTGCCCGCGTGGCCGGGTTTGGTGGGAGCTTAGAATGGGTCAGAACCCCTCGGTGCCAACCGCTTCAGTCTGCCGGTGTCTGCCCCTCTAACTCCGCCTGCTGACCAGTTTCCTGTGCTTCTCCCCAGAACAAAAGGGAAACCCGAGCGGCGTGTGCGTGGAGACCAGTAGCCTGGCGCGCGGGCGGCAGCAGAGGGTGATCCTGCCAGTGCACTACCCGGGCCGCGTGCACAGGGCCGGCGCCGTGCCCACCTACCCCACGAGGACCAGCATGGACGCCCACGGGAATCCGGTCACACTGCTGACCGTGGACCGGCGCGGGGAGCAAGGCCTCTTCTCGCCGCAGACCCCCGCCTACATCCGCGGCTACCCGCCCCTCCACCTGGACCACGGCCTGGCTGCGCACCGCTGTGGCCTGGAGCACCGGCCCTACTCGCCCGCGCCCCCCTTCCGCAGGCCCAAGTTCGGCGGCCGCAGCTTCTCCAAGGCAGCGTGCTTCTCGCAGTATGAGACCATGTACCAGCACTACTACTTCCGGGGCCTCAGCTACCCCGAGCCCGAGGGGCAGCCgccccccagcctggcccccGGGAGCCCGGCGCGGGCCTTCCCCccgggtggcggcggcggcggcagcctgCTCTTCGCGCCCGCGGCCCCGGCCTCGCCCCTGGAGAGCGGCAGTGCGTCCAGCTTCAGCTGCTACCACGGCCACCGCTCGGTGTGCAGCGGCTACCTGGCCGACGGCCCGGGCAGCgacagcagtagtagcagcagcagcagcggcagctcgGGCCAGTGCCGCTGCTCGTCCAGCGACTCGGTGGTGGACTGCACGGAGGTCAGCAACCAGGGCGTGTACGGCAGCTGCTCCACCTTCCGCAGCTCGCTCAGCAGCGACTACGACCCCTTCGTCTACCGCAGCCGCAGCCCCTGTCGCGCTGGCGATGTGGGGGGCTCGGGCCGGGGCCCCATGGTGCGCCTCGATGGCTCCCCGGCCCCCGAAGAGCCCCCGGCAGCAGCCCGTGGCCCCAGCGCCGCACGGGGGGAGCCCTGGCCCGGTCCAGCCTCGGTTTCGGCCTCCGCCTCGGGGGACCAGCTGTCCACCTGCAGCCTGGAGATGAACTATAGCAGCAGCTCCTCCCTGGAGCCCCGGGGGCCCCACAGCTCTACCTCACAAGGGGGGCTCGAGGCCTCTCCCAGCGCCGCCCCGGACCTCAGGAGGACCTGGAAGGGGGCCCGGGAGGGGCCGTCGTGCGCCTGCTGCTGCGagcccccggccccggccccagaGCCCAGCGCGGGGGCGGCCGGGGGCGGCGCCTTGTACCTGGGCCCCCCGCCCTGTGAGGGGTGCGGCCCCCCGGGCGGGGAGTCACAGCCCGCGAGCTCCCAGGGCCTGTACGGCCTTCACCCGGACCATCTGCCCAGGACGGACGGGGTGAAGTACGAGGGCCTGCCCTGCTGCTTCTATGAAGAGAAGCAGGTGGCCCGCGGCCGCGGGGGCAGCGGCTGCTACACCGAGGACTGCTCGGTGCGCGTGCAGTACACGCTGGCCCAGGAGCCCCCGGTCGGCTGTCACCCCGGGGCCCGGGACCTGAGCCAGCGCGTCCCCATCATTCCGGAGGATGTGGACAGCGACTTGGGCTTGCCCTCCGACTGCCAGGGGACCCGTGGCCTTGGCCCCTGGGGGGGGACGCTTCCCGGTCCGGATGCCCTGTGGCCCCACAGGGGCCTGGGAGCAGCCCAAGAAGAGCGGGTTCTGTGCTGCCCGGCCAGGGCACCACGGCCACCTGGCTGCCCTCCGGAGGATGTGGGGGCCCCCGGGGCCAGCTCCCCCAGAGCTCTCCGGGACACTCGGGAGTCCAGCGCCACATCCCCCAAGGCTGCAGGTGAGAGCGGACGGTGACAGCAGGCCCGGGTTGGGGTCTTCTCTCCCCATGGTCACTTCCTGGGTGACTTTCTTGGTGCACTTGGCTTTAAACCCCATCCGTACCTGGTGATTTCCAGGTGGTACTCCCCCGTCtaccccttcctctgagctccAGACCTGGGGGCCTTGTGCATCCCTCACCTCTCCCCCAGATGCCGGGTATGCAGCCCACCCGACCCTCTGCACCCTCTGCTCCAGGGCTCCCCACCCAGATGCCCAGGCCCCAGCCCTGAGCCTGCCC is a genomic window of Bos javanicus breed banteng chromosome 17, ARS-OSU_banteng_1.0, whole genome shotgun sequence containing:
- the ZNRF3 gene encoding E3 ubiquitin-protein ligase ZNRF3, whose protein sequence is MRPRSGGRPGAPGRRRRRLRCRPRGPRGRRLPPPPPLPLLLGLLLAAAGPGTARAKETAFVEVVLFESSPSGDYTTYTTGLTGRFSRAGATLSAEGEIVQMHPLGLCNNNDEEDLYEYGWVGVVKLEQPELDPKPCLTVLGKAKRAVQRGATAVIFDVSENPEAIDQLNQGSEDPLKRPVVYVKGADAIKLMNIVNKQKVARARIQHRPPRQPTEYFDMGIFLAFFVVVSLVCLILLVKIKLKQRRSQNSMNRLAVQALEKMETRKFNSKSKGRREGSCGALDTLSSSSTSDCAICLEKYIDGEELRVIPCTHRFHRKCVDPWLLQHHTCPHCRHNIIEQKGNPSGVCVETSSLARGRQQRVILPVHYPGRVHRAGAVPTYPTRTSMDAHGNPVTLLTVDRRGEQGLFSPQTPAYIRGYPPLHLDHGLAAHRCGLEHRPYSPAPPFRRPKFGGRSFSKAACFSQYETMYQHYYFRGLSYPEPEGQPPPSLAPGSPARAFPPGGGGGGSLLFAPAAPASPLESGSASSFSCYHGHRSVCSGYLADGPGSDSSSSSSSSGSSGQCRCSSSDSVVDCTEVSNQGVYGSCSTFRSSLSSDYDPFVYRSRSPCRAGDVGGSGRGPMVRLDGSPAPEEPPAAARGPSAARGEPWPGPASVSASASGDQLSTCSLEMNYSSSSSLEPRGPHSSTSQGGLEASPSAAPDLRRTWKGAREGPSCACCCEPPAPAPEPSAGAAGGGALYLGPPPCEGCGPPGGESQPASSQGLYGLHPDHLPRTDGVKYEGLPCCFYEEKQVARGRGGSGCYTEDCSVRVQYTLAQEPPVGCHPGARDLSQRVPIIPEDVDSDLGLPSDCQGTRGLGPWGGTLPGPDALWPHRGLGAAQEERVLCCPARAPRPPGCPPEDVGAPGASSPRALRDTRESSATSPKAAGLISRPVDSGSPGA